A region of Microbacterium suwonense DNA encodes the following proteins:
- the aroA gene encoding 3-phosphoshikimate 1-carboxyvinyltransferase: MSTERYSPPARGAYRAPVTGSPVHATVTIPGSKSLTNRELMIAAIADGPGRLLHPLHSDDSRRMVDALRALGVGIEEVPSDGLYGPDLLVTPAPLAGDVTINCGQAGTVMRFIAPLAGLASDDVHLTADANALHRPMGALITGLRDLGVDVDDEGTWSLPFTVRGRGRIRGGRVEIDASDSSQFVSGLLLAAPRFDVGLHLVHTGEHLPSLPHIDMTIESLSRRGIRIERPAVGEWLVEAGVPRAKDVAIEPDLSNAAPFLAAALVTGGEVTVSGWPLHSTQPGALLPDILHALGAHTSRHAGALTVRAGDGIRGLDIDLSAASELTPTIAGLAAFADGPTTIRGVGHIRTHETDRIAALIGNLRALGCEAEELPDGLRITPRPLHGGAWPAHHDHRMATTGALIGLRVPDVEIDDIGTTAKTLPEFTQLWEQLTGAIA; the protein is encoded by the coding sequence ATGAGCACTGAACGGTATTCCCCCCCCGCACGTGGCGCGTACCGCGCACCCGTGACCGGATCGCCCGTGCATGCCACCGTGACGATTCCGGGATCGAAGTCCCTCACCAATCGCGAGCTGATGATCGCAGCGATCGCCGATGGCCCTGGTCGCCTGCTGCATCCGCTGCACTCCGACGATTCGCGCCGCATGGTCGACGCGCTGCGAGCTCTCGGCGTCGGCATCGAGGAGGTTCCCTCGGATGGCCTGTACGGGCCCGACCTGCTCGTCACACCTGCCCCGCTGGCCGGCGACGTCACGATCAACTGCGGTCAGGCCGGCACGGTGATGCGCTTCATCGCGCCGCTGGCTGGCCTGGCCTCCGACGACGTGCATCTGACCGCCGACGCGAACGCACTGCACCGTCCGATGGGCGCGCTGATCACGGGGCTGCGCGATCTGGGCGTCGACGTCGACGACGAGGGCACCTGGTCGCTGCCGTTCACCGTGCGCGGGCGCGGCAGGATCCGCGGCGGTCGTGTGGAGATCGACGCCTCCGACTCCAGTCAGTTCGTCTCGGGTCTGCTGCTGGCGGCACCCCGCTTCGACGTGGGGCTGCACCTGGTGCACACCGGCGAGCACCTGCCGAGCCTTCCGCACATCGACATGACCATCGAGTCGCTCAGCCGCCGTGGAATCCGCATCGAGCGTCCTGCCGTGGGCGAATGGCTGGTGGAGGCCGGAGTGCCGCGTGCGAAGGACGTCGCCATCGAGCCGGATCTGTCGAATGCGGCACCCTTCCTGGCAGCGGCGCTGGTGACCGGCGGAGAGGTCACCGTGTCGGGCTGGCCGCTGCACTCCACGCAGCCCGGCGCGCTGCTGCCCGACATCCTGCACGCGCTCGGCGCACACACCAGCCGGCATGCCGGAGCGCTCACGGTGCGCGCCGGCGACGGCATCCGAGGACTCGACATCGACCTGTCGGCGGCCAGCGAGCTGACACCGACGATCGCAGGGCTCGCCGCTTTCGCCGACGGCCCCACCACGATACGCGGCGTCGGTCACATCCGCACCCATGAGACCGACCGGATCGCGGCGCTGATCGGGAACCTGCGTGCATTGGGCTGCGAGGCCGAGGAACTGCCCGATGGCCTGCGCATCACCCCGCGTCCACTGCACGGCGGCGCATGGCCGGCGCACCACGATCACCGGATGGCCACCACCGGCGCCTTGATCGGGCTGCGGGTTCCCGACGTCGAGATCGACGACATCGGCACCACCGCGAAGACGCTCCCCGAGTTCACGCAGCTGTGGGAGCAGCTGACGGGCGCCATCGCGTGA
- the bcp gene encoding thioredoxin-dependent thiol peroxidase, producing the protein MTTTRLEPGTAATDFTLLDQDDAAISLSDLRGTKVILYFYPAAMTPGCTTQACDFRDSISSLQAAGYTVLGVSRDSTAKLREFRERDGLTFTLLSDPDHSVHTAYGVWGEKMNYGKVIEGVIRSTFVIDEQGAITLAQYNVKATGHVARLRKALGIDG; encoded by the coding sequence GTGACCACGACACGCCTGGAACCCGGAACCGCCGCCACCGACTTCACACTGCTCGATCAGGACGACGCCGCTATCTCGCTGTCCGACCTGCGCGGCACGAAGGTCATCTTGTACTTCTACCCCGCGGCGATGACCCCCGGCTGCACGACGCAGGCGTGCGACTTCCGCGACAGCATCTCCTCCCTGCAGGCCGCCGGCTATACCGTGCTGGGCGTCTCCCGCGACTCCACGGCGAAGCTGCGGGAGTTCCGCGAGCGCGACGGCCTGACCTTCACCCTGCTCAGCGATCCCGACCACTCCGTGCACACCGCGTACGGCGTCTGGGGCGAGAAGATGAACTACGGCAAGGTCATCGAGGGTGTCATCCGCTCGACGTTCGTCATCGACGAGCAGGGTGCGATCACGCTGGCGCAGTACAACGTCAAGGCGACAGGGCACGTGGCGCGGCTGCGCAAGGCCCTCGGCATCGACGGCTGA
- a CDS encoding GNAT family N-acetyltransferase yields the protein MSESHRTVHPVDPTSQQRLQKVGLEYRLIDTTSDADLDGFQRADARGFHDQEPTGEALAQSRETTRERRNLGVFDATAGRLPIATVNSWVTSLTVPGGELDMWAISSVTVASTHRRRGIARALLEGELRAASAAGVPMVGLTVSEATIYGRYGFSSAVPVARMTIDTARAGWAAAPVAGRLLYTDREELADQLARLHDVSRGARAGQIPGWRGRWLRLAGLGVDDKDGAAVRGIRYLDADGTVQGVMAYTLSEIPGQFRFELRIRTIVTATDEALRAIWQFVISHDLVTRATVDLRPVDDPLPWLVADQRAVGVEVHDHGWLRILDVVASLTARTYQRPLDVVLAVDDPLGFASGRWRMRVGADGRAQVESTDDAADVTLGVAELSAIFAGGVRASSLAAAGRVQAESHVIDALTAAFAADRAPVLSIWY from the coding sequence ATGAGCGAATCGCACCGCACAGTACATCCGGTCGACCCCACATCGCAGCAGCGCCTGCAGAAGGTGGGACTCGAATACCGACTCATCGACACGACGTCGGATGCCGACCTCGACGGCTTCCAGCGTGCCGATGCGCGCGGCTTCCACGACCAGGAGCCGACCGGCGAGGCCCTCGCACAGTCGCGCGAGACCACCCGGGAGCGCCGCAATCTCGGCGTGTTCGACGCGACAGCGGGGCGTCTGCCCATCGCCACCGTCAACAGCTGGGTGACCTCGCTCACCGTTCCGGGCGGAGAACTGGACATGTGGGCGATCAGCTCGGTCACCGTGGCCAGCACGCACCGCCGGCGCGGGATCGCCCGCGCTCTTCTGGAGGGCGAGCTGCGCGCGGCCTCGGCTGCAGGGGTGCCGATGGTCGGGCTGACGGTGTCGGAGGCGACGATCTACGGCCGCTACGGGTTCTCCTCGGCTGTGCCTGTGGCGCGGATGACGATCGACACCGCACGCGCCGGCTGGGCTGCCGCACCGGTCGCCGGACGCCTGCTCTACACAGACAGGGAGGAGCTGGCTGATCAGCTGGCGCGTCTGCACGACGTGTCCCGCGGCGCGCGCGCAGGACAGATCCCGGGCTGGCGCGGCCGCTGGCTTCGCCTGGCCGGTCTCGGAGTGGACGACAAGGATGGGGCGGCCGTGCGCGGCATCCGCTATCTCGACGCCGACGGCACTGTGCAGGGCGTCATGGCCTACACACTCTCCGAGATCCCCGGTCAGTTCCGCTTCGAACTGCGCATCCGCACGATCGTCACGGCGACGGACGAGGCGCTGCGGGCGATCTGGCAGTTCGTCATCTCGCATGACCTCGTCACCCGCGCCACCGTCGACCTGCGCCCCGTCGACGACCCGCTGCCGTGGCTGGTCGCCGATCAGCGTGCGGTGGGCGTGGAGGTGCACGACCACGGCTGGCTGCGCATCCTGGATGTGGTGGCGTCGCTGACCGCGCGGACATACCAGCGGCCATTGGACGTCGTCCTCGCAGTCGACGACCCGCTCGGGTTCGCCTCCGGACGCTGGCGGATGCGAGTCGGTGCCGATGGCCGGGCCCAGGTGGAGAGCACAGACGATGCGGCCGATGTCACGCTGGGCGTCGCCGAGCTCTCCGCGATCTTCGCGGGCGGCGTGCGTGCGAGCAGTCTGGCTGCGGCGGGGCGCGTGCAGGCAGAGTCGCATGTCATCGATGCGCTGACTGCAGCATTCGCTGCCGACCGCGCGCCCGTGCTGAGCATCTGGTATTGA
- a CDS encoding sigma-70 family RNA polymerase sigma factor yields the protein MSAVLAFDETAELELTGLDWPVMDDTAPSDPRRDFEEQAIPFMDQLYAAAMRMTRNPADAADLVQETFVKAYAAWSSFSQGTNLKAWLYRILTNTYINIYRKRQREPYQGTIDELEDWQLGGAESTTASSSRSAEAEAIDRMPASAVKDALQEVPEDFRLAVYLADVEGFAYQEIADIMKTPIGTVMSRLHRGRRMLRELLADYAAERGIVAAEPRSRK from the coding sequence ATGTCCGCAGTGCTGGCGTTCGACGAGACTGCTGAGTTGGAGCTCACCGGCCTAGACTGGCCCGTGATGGACGACACAGCCCCCAGCGACCCTCGACGCGATTTCGAGGAGCAGGCGATCCCCTTCATGGACCAGCTCTATGCGGCGGCCATGCGCATGACGCGCAACCCCGCAGACGCCGCCGATCTGGTTCAGGAGACGTTCGTGAAGGCGTACGCGGCATGGTCGTCGTTCTCCCAGGGGACGAATCTGAAGGCCTGGCTGTATCGCATCCTGACGAACACCTACATCAACATCTACCGCAAGCGTCAGCGCGAGCCCTACCAGGGCACGATCGACGAACTCGAGGACTGGCAGCTCGGCGGCGCGGAGTCGACCACGGCATCCAGCAGCCGCTCGGCCGAGGCCGAGGCGATCGACCGGATGCCGGCATCCGCGGTCAAGGACGCGCTGCAGGAGGTGCCGGAGGACTTCCGGCTGGCCGTGTACCTGGCGGATGTCGAGGGATTCGCCTACCAGGAGATCGCCGACATCATGAAGACCCCCATCGGCACCGTGATGAGCCGTCTGCACCGTGGCAGGCGGATGCTGCGGGAGCTGCTGGCCGACTACGCCGCCGAGCGAGGAATCGTCGCGGCTGAACCGAGGAGCAGGAAATGA
- a CDS encoding WhiB family transcriptional regulator: MDWRDKAACLTVDPELFFPVGNTGPAVDQIEKAKAVCATCTVTEICLQYALESGQDSGVWGGLSEDERRALKRRAARARRAG; the protein is encoded by the coding sequence ATGGACTGGCGCGATAAAGCGGCATGCCTTACCGTCGACCCCGAGCTGTTCTTTCCGGTCGGAAACACCGGACCGGCGGTCGACCAGATCGAGAAGGCGAAGGCCGTCTGCGCCACTTGCACCGTCACCGAGATCTGCCTGCAGTACGCGCTCGAGTCCGGTCAGGACTCCGGCGTCTGGGGTGGGCTCTCCGAGGACGAGCGCCGCGCGCTGAAGCGCCGCGCTGCCCGCGCACGCCGCGCCGGCTGA
- a CDS encoding GuaB1 family IMP dehydrogenase-related protein: MKFSGERPAVDLTYSDVFLVPRRSAVTSRLAVDLAPHDGTAATIPLVASNMNSVTGPRLAAALARRGGLGVLPQDLPLQELDAAIRWVKAQPVRWDTPLVLSPRATIAEALRLLPALPGHGIVVASARGEEPLQRDDVLGILPATRLATALPDAALGDLVHAEPIAVAAEDIGEGRAAYDAVDAADAEMVLVLDRGRVVGTLTPRTALRSSLYRPAVDASGRLAVSAAVGINGDVADKARALASAGVDVLVVDTAHGHQEGMLRALAAVAQLDLGIPIVAGNVVTADGVHDLVRAGASILKVGVGPGAMCTTRMMTAVGRPQFSAVLETAQAAHELGAHVWADGGVRYPRDVALALAAGAASVMIGSWFAGTIEAPGELRHDPQGRAYKESWGMASTKAVQARFERLDPYELARKELFAEGISSSMIYLDPLRPGIEDLLDMITSGVRSSFTYAGAATVPEFHERALVGLQSASGYEEGKALPVSW; encoded by the coding sequence ATGAAGTTCTCCGGTGAGCGACCCGCAGTGGATCTGACCTATTCGGATGTCTTCCTCGTGCCACGGAGATCCGCGGTCACAAGCCGTCTGGCAGTGGATCTCGCCCCGCACGACGGCACGGCGGCGACCATCCCGCTGGTGGCGTCGAACATGAACTCCGTGACCGGCCCCCGGCTCGCCGCCGCCCTGGCCCGGCGCGGGGGACTGGGCGTGCTGCCGCAGGATCTTCCGCTGCAGGAGCTCGATGCGGCGATCCGCTGGGTCAAGGCTCAGCCGGTGCGGTGGGACACACCGCTGGTGCTGTCGCCGCGGGCCACCATCGCAGAGGCGCTGCGGCTGCTGCCCGCCCTCCCCGGGCACGGCATCGTCGTCGCCTCCGCACGCGGCGAGGAGCCGCTGCAGCGCGACGATGTCCTCGGCATCCTGCCCGCCACGCGACTGGCGACGGCGCTGCCGGATGCCGCGCTCGGAGATCTGGTGCATGCCGAGCCGATCGCGGTGGCCGCCGAGGACATCGGCGAGGGTCGCGCGGCCTACGATGCGGTCGACGCAGCGGATGCCGAGATGGTCCTCGTGCTCGATCGCGGCCGTGTGGTGGGAACCCTCACCCCTCGCACCGCGCTGCGCTCGAGCCTGTACCGGCCTGCGGTCGATGCGTCCGGCCGCCTTGCGGTGTCCGCCGCCGTCGGAATCAACGGCGATGTGGCGGACAAGGCGCGTGCGCTGGCATCCGCGGGGGTGGATGTGCTCGTCGTCGACACCGCCCATGGGCACCAGGAGGGCATGCTGCGCGCCCTCGCCGCCGTCGCACAGCTGGATCTCGGCATCCCGATCGTGGCGGGCAATGTCGTGACCGCCGATGGCGTGCACGATCTCGTGCGAGCCGGTGCCTCGATCCTGAAGGTGGGTGTCGGGCCCGGGGCGATGTGCACGACCCGCATGATGACCGCCGTCGGGCGGCCGCAGTTCTCCGCCGTGCTCGAGACGGCGCAGGCGGCGCATGAGCTCGGCGCGCACGTGTGGGCCGACGGGGGTGTGCGGTACCCGCGCGATGTCGCTCTCGCGCTGGCCGCCGGCGCGGCATCCGTCATGATCGGATCCTGGTTCGCCGGCACGATCGAGGCTCCCGGTGAGCTTCGTCACGATCCACAGGGCCGCGCCTACAAGGAATCGTGGGGCATGGCATCGACCAAGGCCGTGCAGGCGCGGTTCGAGAGGCTCGACCCCTACGAACTCGCCCGCAAGGAGCTGTTCGCCGAGGGCATCTCGTCGTCGATGATCTATCTCGACCCGCTGCGCCCGGGAATCGAGGATCTGCTCGACATGATCACCTCGGGCGTGCGCTCCTCGTTCACCTACGCGGGGGCGGCCACCGTCCCGGAGTTCCACGAGCGCGCACTGGTCGGCCTGCAATCGGCATCCGGCTACGAGGAGGGCAAGGCGCTGCCGGTCAGCTGGTAG
- the rsgA gene encoding ribosome small subunit-dependent GTPase A, with protein MSWLGEDDLDEFDEFDESSVRTRPNPKANRPRTKRRPAHEDAQIGRVLGVDRGRYNVLMAEDRPDERMVTAVRARELRRSPIVTGDRARVVGDTSGEEGTLARIVGLTERTSLLRRSADDTDQVERVIVANADQMLIVVAAADPEPRARLVDRYLVAALDAGIRPLLVVTKTDLADPAAFLSHFDGLDLTVFTSAHERMPVTEIGAALAGHSTVFVGHSGVGKSTLVNALVPSADRATGHVNEVTGRGRHTSSSTVSLRYVGPGGRGWVIDTPGVRSFGLGHVDPANILAAYTELAAIAEECPRGCTHLPDAADCALNEAAAEGTLNETGRARLESLQRLLQTFGG; from the coding sequence GTGAGCTGGCTGGGCGAGGACGACCTCGACGAATTCGATGAGTTCGACGAGAGCAGCGTGCGGACCCGCCCGAACCCCAAGGCCAACCGGCCGCGCACCAAGCGCCGCCCAGCCCACGAGGATGCGCAGATCGGCCGCGTGCTCGGCGTCGACCGCGGGCGGTACAACGTGCTGATGGCCGAGGACCGCCCCGACGAGCGCATGGTGACCGCGGTACGGGCCCGCGAGCTGCGGCGCTCCCCGATCGTGACCGGAGATCGCGCCCGGGTGGTGGGCGACACCTCCGGCGAAGAGGGCACGCTCGCCCGCATCGTCGGGCTGACCGAGCGCACGTCGCTGCTGCGGCGCAGCGCCGATGACACCGACCAGGTGGAGCGGGTGATCGTCGCCAACGCCGACCAGATGCTCATCGTCGTCGCGGCGGCCGATCCGGAGCCGCGGGCCCGTCTCGTCGACCGCTATCTGGTGGCGGCGCTGGATGCCGGCATCCGTCCGCTCCTGGTGGTGACCAAGACCGACCTGGCCGACCCGGCCGCATTCCTGTCGCATTTCGACGGACTCGACCTGACGGTGTTCACCAGTGCCCACGAGCGAATGCCCGTGACCGAGATCGGCGCGGCGCTGGCCGGGCACTCCACAGTGTTCGTCGGCCATTCCGGCGTCGGCAAGTCCACCCTCGTGAACGCACTCGTCCCCAGTGCGGACCGCGCGACCGGGCACGTCAACGAGGTCACCGGTCGTGGTCGGCACACCTCCTCGTCGACCGTGTCGCTGCGCTATGTCGGCCCAGGCGGGCGCGGGTGGGTGATCGACACCCCCGGTGTGCGCTCCTTCGGCCTGGGTCATGTCGACCCCGCGAACATCCTCGCCGCGTACACCGAGCTGGCCGCGATCGCCGAGGAGTGCCCCCGCGGCTGCACGCACCTCCCGGACGCGGCGGACTGCGCCCTGAACGAGGCCGCTGCCGAGGGGACGCTGAATGAGACCGGGCGTGCACGCCTGGAATCGCTGCAGCGGCTGCTGCAGACGTTCGGCGGATAG
- a CDS encoding zf-HC2 domain-containing protein — protein sequence MTDCGCEKARKDLEEYLRNEICATEHSEIRAHLENCQSCKDEALVATTLTEVIARACKESAPEELRAQVFARLREVQASAH from the coding sequence ATGACCGACTGCGGCTGTGAGAAGGCGCGTAAAGATCTGGAGGAGTACCTCCGCAACGAGATCTGCGCCACAGAGCATTCCGAGATCCGCGCGCACCTGGAGAACTGCCAGTCCTGCAAGGACGAGGCCCTCGTCGCAACGACGCTGACCGAGGTCATCGCCCGTGCCTGCAAGGAGAGCGCCCCCGAAGAGCTGCGCGCGCAGGTCTTCGCCCGTCTGCGCGAGGTGCAGGCCAGCGCGCACTGA